One Mycobacterium marseillense DNA window includes the following coding sequences:
- a CDS encoding glycine betaine ABC transporter substrate-binding protein — MRLGRLAAPLLAALLAVSGCATDTGGDARARAEVVVGSRSDAESALLAGIYVAALRSYGFGARFQATTDPKAQLDSGAVTVVPAYTGRVLQRLQPGATAMSDKDVYRAMIAALPEGIAAGDYATAAEDKPVLVVSRATAKAWGGSDVSADLSTLPQHCAGLVVGTIAGSGAPSAVGPCRLPAPREFPDATTMFAAVAAAQLTAGWTTTADPGVPADLVALADAKPALIRAENVVPLYRRNALSERQLLAINEVAGVLDTAALVEMRRQMGAGADPQAVAAGWLAEHPLGR, encoded by the coding sequence GTGAGACTCGGCAGGCTGGCGGCACCGCTGCTCGCCGCCCTACTCGCCGTTTCCGGTTGCGCGACCGATACCGGGGGCGATGCTCGCGCCCGCGCGGAAGTGGTGGTCGGTTCCCGCTCTGATGCCGAGTCGGCGCTGCTGGCCGGCATCTACGTGGCCGCCTTGCGGTCCTACGGATTTGGCGCGCGATTCCAGGCGACCACCGACCCGAAGGCCCAATTGGATTCGGGCGCAGTCACCGTCGTTCCCGCCTACACCGGCCGGGTGTTGCAGCGCCTGCAGCCCGGCGCGACGGCGATGTCGGACAAAGACGTCTACCGCGCGATGATCGCTGCGCTGCCCGAGGGCATCGCGGCGGGCGACTACGCGACGGCCGCCGAGGACAAACCCGTGCTGGTGGTGAGCCGGGCGACCGCCAAGGCCTGGGGCGGCAGCGACGTCAGCGCGGACCTGAGCACGCTGCCCCAGCACTGCGCCGGCCTCGTCGTCGGGACCATCGCCGGCAGCGGGGCGCCGTCGGCCGTCGGCCCCTGCCGCCTTCCCGCTCCGCGTGAATTCCCGGACGCCACAACGATGTTCGCGGCGGTGGCGGCCGCGCAGCTGACCGCGGGATGGACGACGACGGCCGATCCCGGCGTCCCCGCGGACCTGGTCGCCCTGGCCGACGCCAAACCGGCACTGATCCGGGCCGAGAACGTGGTGCCGCTGTATCGCCGCAATGCGCTCAGCGAGCGGCAATTGTTGGCGATCAACGAAGTGGCCGGCGTGCTCGACACCGCCGCCCTGGTCGAGATGCGCCGGCAAATGGGTGCGGGCGCCGACCCGCAGGCGGTGGCGGCAGGCTGGCTGGCCGAACACCCGCTCGGGCGCTGA